From Cellulomonas dongxiuzhuiae, the proteins below share one genomic window:
- the ribD gene encoding bifunctional diaminohydroxyphosphoribosylaminopyrimidine deaminase/5-amino-6-(5-phosphoribosylamino)uracil reductase RibD yields the protein MSATTSATCVPGPDPVVPGAAPQELAAMRRALELAARGPYGPNPRVGCVLLAPDGTTLGEGWHRGAGTPHAEVAALADARERGAQVRGATAVVTLEPCDHTGRTGPCSVALLDAGVARVLVAVADPNPVAAGGADRLRAAGVDVVTGVLGEQGVEALGAWLPAVRGGRPFVTLKIATSLDGRVAAADGTSRWITSDVARRHAHALRQQVGAIVVGTGTVLLDDPSLTARAVDGSLVEQQPLRVVVGSRDVPPGARLRGPGGELVQVRTHDPARVLAVLHEREVRHVLVEGGPTLAAAFLAAGLVDEVHAYVAPVLLGAGAGAVGDLGITTISQALRLVPNQVLPLGPDVLVVATPQHPPGGPAAPAPRTSTEEEI from the coding sequence ATGAGCGCGACGACCAGTGCGACGTGCGTCCCCGGACCCGACCCGGTGGTGCCGGGCGCTGCCCCGCAGGAGCTCGCGGCGATGCGCCGCGCCCTGGAGCTGGCGGCCCGCGGCCCGTATGGCCCGAACCCGCGTGTGGGCTGCGTCCTGCTGGCGCCGGACGGCACGACCCTGGGTGAGGGCTGGCACCGGGGTGCGGGCACGCCGCACGCCGAGGTGGCGGCCCTGGCCGACGCCCGCGAGCGCGGTGCGCAGGTGCGCGGGGCGACGGCGGTCGTGACGCTGGAGCCGTGCGACCACACCGGGCGGACGGGTCCGTGCTCCGTGGCGCTCCTGGACGCGGGGGTCGCGCGTGTCCTGGTCGCCGTGGCGGACCCGAACCCGGTGGCGGCCGGGGGAGCCGACCGGCTGCGTGCGGCAGGGGTCGACGTCGTGACGGGCGTGCTGGGGGAGCAGGGCGTCGAGGCCCTGGGCGCGTGGCTCCCGGCGGTGCGCGGCGGCAGGCCGTTCGTGACGCTGAAGATCGCCACGTCGCTCGACGGTCGGGTCGCGGCTGCCGACGGCACGAGCCGCTGGATCACGTCCGACGTCGCGCGGCGGCACGCGCACGCGCTGCGGCAGCAGGTCGGTGCGATCGTCGTGGGGACGGGCACGGTGCTGCTGGACGACCCGTCGCTGACGGCGCGCGCGGTGGACGGGTCCCTGGTCGAGCAGCAGCCCCTGCGTGTCGTCGTGGGGTCGCGCGACGTGCCGCCGGGGGCGCGGCTGCGCGGGCCGGGCGGCGAGCTGGTCCAGGTCAGGACCCACGACCCCGCCCGGGTGCTCGCGGTGCTGCACGAGCGCGAGGTGCGGCACGTCCTCGTCGAGGGCGGTCCGACGCTCGCGGCGGCGTTCCTCGCGGCGGGCCTGGTCGACGAGGTGCACGCGTACGTCGCACCGGTCCTGCTGGGGGCCGGTGCGGGCGCCGTCGGGGACCTGGGCATCACCACGATCTCGCAGGCGCTGCGGCTGGTGCCGAACCAGGTCCTCCCGCTGGGGCCCGACGTGCTCGTCGTCGCCACGCCGCAGCACCCGCCGGGCGGCCCTGCCGCCCCGGCCCCACGCACGTCCACCGAGGAGGAGATCTGA
- a CDS encoding riboflavin synthase: MFTGIVEEMGTVVALVPGDGAEADARLRVRGPLVTSDASLGDSIAVSGVCLTVAELPGDGSFVADVMPETLRRSALGDLAEGDPVNLERALAVGGRYGGHVVQGHVDGVGVVRSRRPGPRWDEVEIGLDPALARYVAEKGSITVQGVSLTVTHVGDDSFGVSLIPTTLQVTTLGALAPGAPVNIEVDVLAKYTERLLATAGVTR; the protein is encoded by the coding sequence ATGTTCACCGGGATCGTCGAGGAGATGGGCACGGTCGTGGCCCTGGTACCGGGTGACGGCGCGGAGGCGGACGCGCGGCTGCGGGTCCGCGGGCCGCTGGTCACGTCGGACGCGTCGCTGGGCGACTCGATCGCGGTGAGCGGCGTGTGCCTGACGGTCGCGGAGCTGCCGGGCGACGGCTCGTTCGTCGCGGACGTCATGCCGGAGACCCTGCGCCGCTCGGCGCTGGGCGACCTGGCGGAGGGCGACCCGGTGAACCTGGAGCGTGCGCTGGCGGTCGGCGGACGGTACGGCGGGCACGTCGTGCAGGGCCACGTCGACGGTGTGGGCGTCGTCCGGTCGCGCCGTCCGGGGCCGCGATGGGACGAGGTCGAGATCGGTCTGGACCCGGCGCTCGCGCGGTACGTCGCGGAGAAGGGGTCGATCACGGTGCAGGGCGTGTCCCTGACGGTGACGCACGTGGGCGACGACTCGTTCGGGGTCTCGCTGATCCCGACGACGCTGCAGGTCACGACGCTGGGTGCGCTCGCGCCGGGGGCGCCCGTGAACATCGAGGTGGACGTGCTGGCCAAGTACACCGAACGGCTGCTGGCGACCGCGGGGGTGACGCGATGA
- the ribA gene encoding GTP cyclohydrolase II: MSADIRLGTVEEALEALRAGRPVVVADSQDRENEADVVLAAQSATPEWVAWTIRHSSGYLCAPMPAARADALDLPLMVPHSQDPRRTAYTVTVDAATGVTTGISAADRARTLRVLADPASGRGDLIRPGHVLPLRAVPGGVLHRAGHTEAAVDLCRLAGLEPVGAIAELVRDDGHMVRLPEAARIAADAGLVLLTIADLRAWRAEHDGLEPADVEPDAAPRVHATHTAYLPTRHGDFRIHGFRDLRTGDEHVALVSTSGLADEPTVRVHSECLTGDAFGSARCDCGPQLDAALEIAAAEGGAVVYLRGHEGRGIGLLAKVAAYALQDDGRDTVEANVDLGWPADRREYGAAAGILAQLGVRRVRLLTNNPAKVAGLRAHGIDVTQVRGLEVGRTPHNEAYLRTKATSMGHALHLDGDTPGTPRLEPAVRVAPVLAGPAPAGADTTDHTFDPLEELA, from the coding sequence ATGAGCGCGGACATCCGGCTGGGCACCGTCGAGGAGGCGCTCGAGGCGCTGCGTGCCGGTCGGCCCGTGGTCGTCGCCGACTCCCAGGACCGGGAGAACGAGGCGGACGTGGTCCTCGCGGCCCAGTCCGCGACGCCCGAGTGGGTGGCGTGGACCATCCGGCACTCGTCGGGCTACCTGTGCGCGCCGATGCCCGCGGCGCGGGCCGACGCGCTGGACCTGCCGCTGATGGTGCCGCACAGCCAGGACCCGCGGCGCACGGCGTACACGGTGACGGTGGACGCCGCGACGGGTGTCACGACCGGGATCTCCGCGGCCGACCGGGCGCGCACGCTGCGCGTCCTGGCGGACCCCGCATCCGGCCGGGGCGACCTGATCCGGCCCGGGCACGTCCTGCCGCTGCGCGCGGTGCCCGGTGGGGTGCTGCACCGCGCGGGACACACCGAGGCGGCGGTCGACCTGTGCCGGCTCGCGGGCCTCGAGCCCGTCGGCGCGATCGCCGAGCTGGTGCGCGACGACGGCCACATGGTCCGGCTGCCGGAGGCGGCGCGCATCGCCGCCGACGCGGGGCTGGTCCTGCTGACGATCGCGGACCTGCGCGCGTGGCGTGCCGAGCACGACGGCCTCGAGCCCGCGGACGTCGAGCCGGACGCAGCGCCACGCGTGCACGCCACGCACACGGCGTACCTGCCGACGCGCCACGGCGACTTCCGCATCCACGGGTTCCGCGACCTGCGCACGGGCGACGAGCACGTCGCCCTCGTGTCGACATCGGGCCTCGCCGACGAGCCGACCGTGCGGGTGCACTCGGAGTGCCTGACCGGTGACGCGTTCGGCTCGGCGCGCTGCGACTGCGGCCCGCAGCTCGACGCGGCCCTGGAGATCGCCGCGGCGGAGGGCGGCGCCGTGGTGTACCTGCGGGGCCACGAGGGCCGGGGGATCGGCCTGCTCGCGAAGGTCGCCGCCTACGCGCTGCAGGACGACGGGCGCGACACCGTCGAGGCGAACGTGGACCTCGGGTGGCCGGCGGACCGGCGCGAGTACGGCGCCGCGGCCGGGATCCTCGCGCAGCTCGGCGTGCGACGCGTGCGGCTGCTGACCAACAACCCCGCCAAGGTCGCGGGGCTGCGCGCGCACGGCATCGACGTCACGCAGGTGCGCGGCCTCGAGGTCGGACGCACCCCGCACAACGAGGCGTACCTGCGCACCAAGGCCACGAGCATGGGCCACGCGCTGCACCTCGACGGCGACACGCCAGGCACACCGCGCCTCGAGCCGGCCGTGCGCGTCGCACCCGTCCTCGCCGGCCCCGCACCCGCGGGCGCCGACACCACCGACCACACGTTCGACCCTCTGGAGGAGCTGGCATGA
- the ribH gene encoding 6,7-dimethyl-8-ribityllumazine synthase, whose protein sequence is MSGAGAPTLDLDGHGLRVVVVAASWHTEVMDGLVAGAQRALAEAGVQDVTTVRVPGSFELPVAAQRAAGTADAVVALGVVIRGGTPHFDFVCQAATWGLTEVALRTGVPVGFGVLTCDDEQQALDRAGLPGSHEDKGAEAAQAAVAAALTLRTLADA, encoded by the coding sequence ATGAGCGGCGCAGGCGCACCCACCCTGGACCTGGACGGGCACGGCCTGCGGGTCGTCGTCGTGGCGGCCAGCTGGCACACCGAGGTGATGGACGGCCTGGTCGCCGGTGCCCAGCGCGCACTGGCCGAGGCGGGCGTGCAGGACGTCACGACCGTGCGCGTCCCCGGCTCGTTCGAGCTGCCCGTCGCCGCGCAGCGCGCGGCCGGCACGGCCGACGCGGTCGTCGCGCTCGGCGTCGTGATCCGCGGCGGCACCCCCCACTTCGACTTCGTGTGCCAGGCGGCCACCTGGGGCCTGACGGAGGTCGCCCTGCGCACCGGTGTGCCGGTGGGGTTCGGCGTCCTGACGTGCGACGACGAGCAGCAGGCGCTCGACCGCGCCGGCCTGCCCGGATCGCACGAGGACAAGGGCGCCGAGGCCGCGCAGGCAGCCGTCGCGGCGGCCCTGACGCTGCGCACCCTGGCCGACGCGTGA
- a CDS encoding phosphoribosyl-ATP diphosphatase, with product MKSFEELFAELSHKAATRPDGSGTVAELDAGVHAIGKKVVEEAAEVWMAAEHESDERAAEEISQLLYHLQVLMLAKGLTLQDVYAHL from the coding sequence GTGAAGTCGTTCGAGGAGCTCTTCGCCGAGCTGTCCCACAAGGCCGCCACCCGCCCCGACGGGTCGGGCACCGTCGCCGAGCTCGACGCCGGCGTGCACGCCATCGGCAAGAAGGTCGTCGAGGAGGCCGCCGAGGTCTGGATGGCCGCCGAGCACGAGTCCGACGAGCGTGCCGCCGAGGAGATCTCGCAGCTGCTCTACCACCTGCAGGTGCTCATGCTCGCCAAGGGGCTGACCCTGCAGGACGTGTACGCGCACCTGTGA
- the hisG gene encoding ATP phosphoribosyltransferase, giving the protein MLRIAVPNKGSLSEPACDMLREAGYRQRRDSRELVLPDPDNDVEFFFLRPRDVAVYVGAGTVDVGITGRDLLIDSASSAVEHLPLGFARSTFRFAGTAGTLTDARQVAGLRVATSYSELVAAYLRERGIEPAAVVRLDGAVESAIRLGVADVIADVVETGSTLRAAGLEVFGEPILRSEAILVRRADVDQPVGLDILTRRLQGVLTAREYVLMDYDVPLELVEQAVAITPGLESPTVSPLHNGQWAAVRAMVPRSQTNRVMDSLYDVGARAILVTSILACRI; this is encoded by the coding sequence GTGCTGAGGATCGCCGTCCCCAACAAGGGCTCCCTGTCGGAGCCCGCCTGCGACATGCTCCGCGAGGCCGGCTACCGCCAGCGCCGCGACTCCCGCGAGCTGGTCCTGCCCGACCCGGACAACGACGTGGAGTTCTTCTTCCTGCGTCCGCGCGACGTCGCCGTGTACGTCGGCGCCGGCACGGTCGACGTGGGGATCACCGGTCGCGACCTGCTCATCGACTCCGCGTCGTCCGCGGTCGAGCACCTCCCGCTCGGGTTCGCCCGCTCCACGTTCCGGTTCGCCGGCACCGCAGGAACCCTCACGGACGCGCGGCAGGTCGCCGGGCTGCGGGTCGCGACCTCGTACTCCGAGCTCGTCGCCGCCTACCTGCGCGAGCGTGGCATCGAGCCCGCGGCCGTCGTGCGCCTCGACGGTGCCGTCGAGTCCGCGATCCGGCTGGGCGTCGCGGACGTCATCGCCGACGTCGTGGAGACCGGGTCGACGCTGCGCGCCGCCGGGCTCGAGGTCTTCGGCGAGCCGATCCTGCGCTCCGAGGCCATCCTGGTGCGCCGGGCCGACGTCGACCAGCCCGTCGGGCTCGACATCCTGACGCGCCGCCTGCAGGGCGTGCTCACGGCCCGCGAGTACGTCCTCATGGACTACGACGTGCCGCTCGAGCTCGTCGAGCAGGCCGTCGCCATCACCCCCGGCCTGGAGTCCCCGACGGTGTCGCCGCTGCACAACGGCCAGTGGGCCGCCGTGCGCGCCATGGTGCCGCGCAGCCAGACCAACCGCGTCATGGACTCGCTGTACGACGTCGGCGCGCGCGCGATCCTCGTGACCTCGATCCTGGCCTGCCGGATCTGA
- a CDS encoding PH domain-containing protein, with protein MTAADDLAAPFRPRLARVVTIAVAVVVLALTLVLVTTMPGLATLDKTGFVLFALLIAWFCWRQASVSAVPDDTGLRVRNLLITTHVTWAQIVSVRFGQGRPWVQLDLADGDTLAVMGVQRADGQRAEQEARRLATLIARRTATIRDD; from the coding sequence ATGACGGCCGCCGACGACCTCGCCGCCCCGTTCCGGCCCCGCCTCGCGCGGGTCGTGACGATCGCCGTGGCGGTCGTGGTCCTCGCGCTCACGCTGGTGCTCGTCACGACGATGCCCGGCCTGGCGACGCTCGACAAGACCGGCTTCGTGCTGTTCGCGCTGCTCATCGCGTGGTTCTGCTGGCGGCAGGCGTCCGTGAGCGCGGTCCCGGACGACACCGGCCTGCGCGTGCGCAACCTGCTCATCACCACGCACGTCACGTGGGCGCAGATCGTGTCCGTGCGCTTCGGCCAGGGACGTCCCTGGGTGCAGCTCGACCTCGCCGACGGCGACACGCTGGCCGTCATGGGCGTGCAGCGGGCCGACGGTCAGCGCGCCGAGCAGGAGGCGCGCCGGCTCGCGACCCTCATCGCCCGACGCACCGCGACCATCCGCGACGACTGA
- a CDS encoding DUF3866 family protein: MIAWRAGVVTECRARWDGACESTVVLDGEERTVRALSYPHLVGEVVPGAHVLLNATALLRGLGTGGYALVVARTDVLVPDPLPGPGHLVKARYTPLQAMVLGVDDQESPHHDVLRDADDLAGLPVVVADLHSAVPAVIAGARAAAAQLGVPAPRVAYVMTDGGALPAWFSRAVDALRTAGWISACVTTGQAFGGDLEAVTVHTGLLAARHVVGADLVVVAQGPGNLGTGTRWGFSGVAAGEALNAAGVLGGRPVASLRVSGADPRERHLGVSHHSLTAYGRVALSPADVVVPVFSPDLPGTPQDLTADPDGAAWSALSDRVAGQAAALAVPQGRHTATTGAAGTELLDALRTCPVRLSTMGRGLDADPAAFLAAAVAGAHAVTVA; this comes from the coding sequence GTGATCGCATGGCGTGCGGGAGTGGTGACGGAGTGCCGGGCCCGGTGGGACGGCGCGTGCGAGTCGACGGTGGTGCTCGACGGTGAGGAGCGCACGGTCCGCGCACTGTCGTACCCGCACCTGGTGGGCGAGGTCGTGCCCGGCGCGCACGTGCTGCTCAACGCCACGGCCCTGCTGCGCGGCCTGGGCACGGGCGGCTACGCGCTCGTGGTGGCACGCACCGACGTGCTCGTCCCCGACCCGCTGCCCGGGCCCGGTCACCTGGTCAAGGCCCGGTACACGCCGCTGCAGGCGATGGTGCTCGGCGTCGACGACCAGGAGTCGCCGCACCACGACGTCCTGCGGGACGCCGACGACCTCGCGGGGCTGCCGGTCGTCGTCGCGGACCTGCACTCGGCGGTGCCCGCGGTGATCGCGGGAGCCCGTGCGGCCGCGGCGCAGCTGGGCGTGCCGGCACCGCGCGTGGCGTACGTGATGACCGACGGGGGCGCGCTGCCCGCCTGGTTCTCGCGCGCGGTCGACGCGCTGCGGACCGCCGGGTGGATCTCCGCGTGCGTCACCACCGGGCAGGCGTTCGGGGGGGACCTCGAGGCGGTCACGGTCCACACGGGCCTGCTCGCGGCGCGGCACGTCGTCGGCGCGGACCTCGTGGTGGTCGCACAGGGTCCCGGGAACCTCGGCACCGGCACCCGGTGGGGGTTCTCGGGCGTCGCCGCGGGCGAGGCGCTCAACGCCGCCGGGGTGCTCGGGGGGCGTCCTGTCGCGTCGCTGCGCGTCTCGGGGGCCGATCCGCGCGAGCGGCACCTCGGCGTCTCGCACCACTCGCTGACGGCGTACGGACGGGTCGCGCTGTCCCCCGCGGACGTGGTCGTCCCGGTCTTCTCCCCCGACCTGCCGGGCACGCCGCAGGACCTCACTGCGGATCCCGACGGTGCCGCCTGGTCGGCCCTCTCGGACCGCGTCGCGGGTCAGGCCGCCGCGCTCGCGGTGCCGCAGGGCCGCCACACGGCCACGACGGGGGCGGCGGGCACGGAGCTGCTCGACGCGCTGCGGACGTGCCCGGTGCGGCTGTCGACCATGGGCCGTGGCCTGGACGCCGACCCGGCGGCGTTCCTCGCGGCGGCGGTGGCCGGTGCGCACGCGGTGACCGTGGCCTGA
- a CDS encoding helix-turn-helix transcriptional regulator, whose product MPPAIPPAERLLNLVIALVNTPGRMTKEQVRTSVAGYGDARSDEAFERMFERDKDTLRELGIPVLTVTHAGHGDDIGYRIDTATWSLPPIELTAAELGVLALAAQVWQDQSLRADSTRALTKLRAVGTAPEAHDLVAGLAPRVRAGGDAFAPLVDAVQNRQAVRFTYHAATTGEVRERRVEPWKLLARRGGWVLLARDRDRGASRSFRLSRIRGTVRPVGTPGGFEPPTSQELADASRAWVGDGPERTALLAVTPQRAGALRARATPVPSDVALPTGADVVLRNRDLVAVPYRLHWELAEELVGYGDAVVVLDPPQVRDAVVRMLRVAATLDRLPRVTGERAFARPAEAGPDVEEARGA is encoded by the coding sequence ATGCCCCCCGCGATCCCGCCCGCCGAGCGCCTGCTCAACCTCGTCATCGCCCTGGTGAACACTCCCGGCCGCATGACGAAGGAGCAGGTGCGCACCTCCGTGGCCGGGTACGGCGACGCCCGGTCCGACGAGGCGTTCGAGCGGATGTTCGAGCGTGACAAGGACACCCTGCGCGAGCTCGGCATCCCCGTGCTGACCGTGACGCACGCCGGGCACGGTGACGACATCGGGTACCGCATCGACACAGCCACCTGGTCGCTGCCGCCCATCGAGCTGACGGCCGCCGAGCTCGGCGTGCTGGCGCTGGCCGCGCAGGTGTGGCAGGACCAGTCGCTGCGGGCCGACTCGACGCGCGCGCTGACCAAGCTGCGCGCGGTGGGCACGGCCCCCGAGGCGCACGACCTCGTGGCCGGGCTGGCACCGCGCGTGCGTGCCGGTGGCGACGCGTTCGCGCCGCTGGTGGACGCCGTGCAGAACCGCCAGGCCGTGCGCTTCACGTACCACGCGGCGACCACCGGCGAGGTGCGCGAGCGGCGCGTCGAGCCGTGGAAGCTGCTGGCGCGCCGCGGCGGGTGGGTGCTGCTCGCGCGGGACCGTGACCGCGGCGCGAGCCGCTCCTTCCGGCTCAGCCGCATCCGCGGCACGGTCCGGCCCGTGGGGACGCCGGGCGGGTTCGAGCCACCGACCTCGCAGGAGCTGGCCGACGCGTCGCGCGCGTGGGTCGGCGACGGCCCGGAACGCACGGCGCTGCTCGCGGTGACGCCGCAGCGGGCGGGGGCCCTGCGGGCGCGGGCGACGCCCGTCCCGTCCGACGTCGCCCTGCCGACCGGCGCCGACGTGGTCCTACGGAACCGGGACCTCGTGGCCGTGCCCTACCGCCTGCACTGGGAGCTCGCCGAGGAGCTCGTCGGCTACGGCGACGCGGTCGTCGTGCTCGACCCGCCGCAGGTCCGCGACGCGGTCGTCCGGATGCTGCGCGTCGCGGCGACCCTCGACAGGCTCCCGCGGGTGACGGGCGAGCGGGCGTTCGCACGCCCCGCCGAGGCCGGTCCCGACGTCGAGGAGGCCCGGGGTGCCTGA
- a CDS encoding helix-turn-helix transcriptional regulator, which produces MPERASDRLVRMLGMIAYLERHEDVPVEQVAAQFGVTPEQVMADVDTLWVTGTPGYLPDDLIDFDASSYEQGVVRLTEGRGVTRPLRLGPREGVALLAALRSLTALRPALDAERAAALDSVLAKVQAATGDAAAGVPVDVELQVGAVPAVAAAIGAALTGRRRLRLRYVDASDVLTERDVDPVRLVSQDEHSYLLAWSLAADAERKFRVDRIVEATVLDAPADDHPLADDADVFQPDPSGELVTVRLAGRARWVAESVPVERTRELADGMFEVDLRVVQPAWLRHLLVQVADEVIDVRPPHVAQDTAGAARAALEAYGPLLGTTTGEA; this is translated from the coding sequence GTGCCTGAGCGCGCGAGCGACCGCCTGGTGCGGATGCTGGGGATGATCGCCTACCTCGAGCGCCACGAGGACGTCCCCGTCGAGCAGGTCGCAGCCCAGTTCGGCGTCACGCCCGAGCAGGTCATGGCCGACGTCGACACGCTGTGGGTCACCGGCACGCCCGGCTACCTGCCAGACGACCTCATCGACTTCGACGCCTCCTCCTACGAGCAGGGCGTCGTCCGGCTCACCGAGGGCCGCGGCGTGACGCGACCGCTGCGCCTGGGCCCCCGCGAGGGCGTCGCGCTGCTGGCCGCGTTGCGCTCGCTCACGGCCCTGCGTCCCGCGCTCGACGCGGAGCGCGCGGCCGCGCTCGACTCGGTGCTCGCCAAGGTGCAGGCCGCGACCGGTGACGCCGCCGCGGGCGTCCCCGTGGACGTCGAGCTGCAGGTCGGTGCCGTGCCGGCGGTGGCCGCCGCGATCGGTGCGGCGCTCACGGGCCGTCGCCGCCTGCGCCTGCGGTACGTCGACGCCTCCGACGTCCTCACCGAGCGCGACGTCGACCCGGTCCGCCTCGTCAGCCAGGACGAGCACTCCTACCTGCTGGCGTGGTCGCTGGCCGCCGACGCCGAGCGCAAGTTCCGGGTCGACCGGATCGTCGAGGCGACCGTCCTGGACGCACCGGCGGACGACCACCCGCTCGCCGACGACGCCGACGTCTTCCAGCCCGACCCGTCGGGCGAGCTCGTGACCGTGCGGCTCGCGGGCCGCGCCCGCTGGGTCGCCGAGTCCGTGCCCGTCGAGCGCACGCGCGAGCTGGCCGACGGCATGTTCGAGGTCGACCTGCGCGTCGTGCAGCCCGCATGGTTGCGGCACCTGCTCGTCCAGGTCGCCGACGAGGTGATCGACGTGCGCCCGCCGCACGTCGCGCAGGACACCGCCGGTGCGGCGCGTGCGGCCCTGGAGGCCTACGGACCGCTGCTCGGCACGACGACGGGGGAGGCCTGA
- the tatA gene encoding Sec-independent protein translocase subunit TatA: MLRNVSAWHVIVVLVVVLLLFGANRLPGLAKSIGQSMKIFKNEIKDLSDDGRRDDSTTTTGTTATGATAPDPVTGQGGGTDVPPPPVPPAPPRP, encoded by the coding sequence ATGCTCAGGAACGTCAGCGCCTGGCACGTGATCGTGGTCCTGGTGGTGGTCCTGCTGCTGTTCGGGGCGAACCGGTTGCCGGGCCTGGCGAAGAGCATCGGCCAGTCCATGAAGATCTTCAAGAACGAGATCAAGGACCTGTCGGACGACGGCCGGCGTGACGACTCGACCACGACCACCGGCACCACCGCGACGGGCGCCACGGCTCCGGACCCCGTGACCGGCCAGGGCGGCGGCACCGACGTCCCGCCCCCGCCGGTACCGCCCGCCCCGCCGCGTCCCTGA
- the tatC gene encoding twin-arginine translocase subunit TatC, with amino-acid sequence MPLREHLRELRRRTVLIALGLVVGAVAGWLLYEPVFDLLQQPILDAADRRGPRVSLNFLGVATAFDVQVKISLFLGVLFSAPWWMYQLWAFITPGLTSKERRYAVGFLAAGVPLFFAGAALAWWAVPNAVHLFIDFAPDSTTNFVDAQLYLGFVMRVVLAFGLGFLLPVVMVALNFAGVVRARTWLAAWRWAVLVAFVFAAIATPTPDVVTMLAVAIPICLLFFAALGVCLLHDRGIDRRLVAQGLPRLDGTMADDGAERTTDTAPGAG; translated from the coding sequence ATGCCGCTGCGCGAGCACCTGCGCGAGCTGCGCCGCCGGACCGTGCTCATCGCGCTCGGCCTGGTGGTCGGCGCCGTCGCGGGCTGGCTGCTGTACGAGCCGGTGTTCGACCTGCTCCAGCAGCCCATCCTCGACGCGGCCGACAGGCGGGGGCCGAGGGTCTCCCTGAACTTCCTGGGCGTGGCGACCGCGTTCGACGTCCAGGTCAAGATCTCCCTGTTCCTGGGCGTGCTGTTCAGCGCCCCCTGGTGGATGTACCAGCTGTGGGCGTTCATCACCCCCGGTCTGACGTCCAAGGAGCGCAGGTACGCGGTCGGGTTCCTCGCCGCCGGCGTGCCGTTGTTCTTCGCCGGCGCCGCGCTCGCCTGGTGGGCGGTGCCCAACGCGGTGCACCTGTTCATCGACTTCGCCCCGGACAGCACGACCAACTTCGTGGACGCCCAGCTCTACCTGGGCTTCGTGATGCGCGTCGTCCTCGCCTTCGGCCTCGGGTTCCTCCTGCCCGTCGTGATGGTGGCGCTCAACTTCGCGGGCGTCGTGCGCGCCCGCACCTGGCTCGCCGCATGGCGCTGGGCGGTCCTGGTCGCGTTCGTGTTCGCCGCGATCGCGACCCCCACACCGGACGTCGTCACGATGCTGGCCGTCGCGATCCCCATCTGCCTGCTGTTCTTCGCCGCGCTCGGCGTCTGCCTGCTGCACGACCGGGGGATCGACCGCAGGCTCGTCGCCCAGGGGCTGCCGCGCCTCGACGGGACCATGGCCGACGACGGTGCCGAGCGGACGACCGACACCGCACCGGGCGCCGGGTGA
- a CDS encoding diacylglycerol/lipid kinase family protein, with protein sequence MSTLGLVVNPAAGTGRGTSVGRRAHRLLSRAGHDVHDLSAPTLAQATDRARQAATAGLDALVVVGGDGMVHLGVGIVAGTPLPLGIVAVGTGNDVARSLGLPRGDVDRAVAVVDRALRTGPRDVDALRAGPLDGSTVRWCAGVLSCGLDAAVNARANALTWPHGHARYLRALVPELAAFRPYGYRVRVDDTTWESAGTLVAVANTPWFGGGLPIAPDARPDDGLLDVVLAGPFSRREALGIFPRIYRGRHVDDPRVRVLRGRHVVVEAALDLGPPPPAAFADGERVGDLPLLVELVPGALRVLG encoded by the coding sequence GTGAGCACGCTCGGCCTCGTCGTCAACCCCGCCGCCGGCACGGGCCGCGGCACGAGCGTCGGACGCCGCGCCCACCGCCTGCTGAGCCGCGCCGGGCACGACGTCCACGACCTGTCCGCCCCGACCCTCGCCCAGGCCACCGACCGGGCGCGCCAGGCCGCCACCGCGGGCCTGGACGCCCTCGTCGTCGTCGGGGGCGACGGCATGGTGCACCTCGGCGTCGGGATCGTCGCCGGCACACCGCTCCCGCTCGGCATCGTCGCCGTCGGCACCGGCAACGACGTCGCGCGCTCCCTCGGGCTGCCACGCGGCGACGTCGACCGGGCCGTGGCGGTCGTCGACCGCGCGCTGCGCACCGGACCACGCGACGTCGACGCCCTGCGCGCCGGCCCGCTCGACGGCAGCACCGTGCGGTGGTGCGCGGGCGTCCTGTCCTGCGGGCTCGACGCCGCGGTCAACGCGCGCGCCAACGCCCTGACCTGGCCGCACGGGCACGCCCGCTACCTGCGGGCCCTGGTGCCCGAGCTCGCCGCGTTCCGCCCCTACGGCTACCGCGTCCGCGTCGACGACACCACGTGGGAGTCCGCCGGGACACTCGTCGCCGTCGCCAACACCCCCTGGTTCGGCGGTGGCCTGCCCATCGCACCCGACGCCCGACCCGACGACGGGCTCCTCGACGTCGTGCTGGCCGGCCCCTTCTCCCGCCGGGAGGCCCTCGGGATCTTCCCGCGCATCTACCGGGGCAGGCACGTCGACGACCCGCGCGTGCGCGTCCTGCGCGGCCGGCACGTGGTGGTCGAGGCCGCCCTCGACCTCGGCCCGCCACCGCCGGCCGCGTTCGCGGACGGCGAGCGCGTCGGGGACCTGCCGCTGCTGGTCGAGCTGGTCCCGGGAGCCCTGCGCGTCCTCGGGTGA